The following are from one region of the Mesorhizobium sp. B4-1-4 genome:
- a CDS encoding autotransporter assembly complex protein TamA: MPAHEKQMSGGTAPGRGLPRALLLAVMCSTALVAESRPAAAFELFGIKLWGSSSDEDADIVDPLRYAVTLSAPDADKDLVKKLENASALKGDEDRPVSGSLGLMAKARSDREQLVAALYADARYEGVVTITIDGKPLDALPPDAEFKGPQPIPVAINISTGPKFTLGNIRLEGDAAGLMGADYGLISGGDAGSGAVLKAEALVVRTLKEQGRPLAKVTDRQIVADHATSTLDVTLTVAAGPVAGYGATTVEGTEKVDRDFTEYMTGLKRGRQYSPQEISDARDRLLGLEVFNSVTFKEADKLDADGNIPIGVQVSERKPRYFGLGGTFSNTEGLGLEGYWGHRNLFGRAEKLRIDGAISGIGNNNLSDLNYNAGIMFEKPGVIGPASKFFASVKTVFEHPDAYDHFSVKGSTGLSYELDKKQTVSAEVALDYSRIRDAFGKHTYLIASVPLQYVYDNRDSRLNPTKGFRVLAYAEPSYDILSGAAFLKLKGEGSAYQSLDTASKFVLAERVSVGSIVGTGLENVPADRRFYSGGGGSVRGYAYQGIGPKDFTGQPIGGLSFFETSVEMRIAVTDTIGIVPFVDAGTVSTKSVPNFSNVKVGAGVGLRYVTPFGPLRIDAAVPLNRDPSDPHFGIYAGIGQAF; this comes from the coding sequence ATGCCGGCGCATGAAAAGCAGATGTCAGGGGGTACCGCGCCAGGGCGCGGGCTTCCTCGCGCCCTGCTTTTGGCCGTGATGTGCTCGACGGCGCTGGTCGCCGAATCGAGACCAGCGGCCGCGTTCGAGCTTTTCGGCATCAAGCTGTGGGGTTCCTCCAGCGACGAAGACGCCGATATTGTCGATCCCTTGCGTTACGCGGTGACGCTCTCCGCGCCCGACGCCGACAAGGATCTCGTCAAGAAGCTCGAAAACGCCTCGGCCCTGAAAGGCGACGAGGACCGCCCCGTCTCGGGCTCGCTCGGGCTGATGGCCAAGGCGCGCAGCGACCGCGAACAGCTGGTAGCGGCCCTCTATGCGGATGCCCGCTATGAAGGCGTGGTCACCATCACCATCGATGGCAAGCCGCTCGACGCGTTGCCGCCGGACGCCGAATTCAAGGGTCCGCAGCCCATTCCGGTGGCGATCAATATCTCGACCGGCCCCAAATTCACACTCGGCAACATCCGGCTGGAAGGCGACGCGGCTGGCCTGATGGGCGCCGACTATGGCCTGATATCAGGCGGCGACGCCGGCTCCGGCGCGGTGCTCAAGGCCGAAGCATTGGTCGTGCGCACGCTGAAGGAGCAGGGCAGGCCGCTGGCCAAGGTGACGGACCGCCAGATCGTCGCCGACCACGCCACCTCGACGCTCGATGTGACGCTGACGGTCGCTGCCGGCCCGGTCGCAGGCTATGGCGCGACCACGGTGGAAGGCACCGAGAAGGTCGACCGCGACTTCACCGAATACATGACCGGGCTGAAGCGTGGCAGGCAATACTCCCCGCAGGAGATCAGCGATGCGCGCGACAGGCTGCTGGGGCTCGAGGTCTTCAACAGCGTGACGTTCAAGGAAGCCGACAAACTGGACGCCGACGGCAACATCCCGATCGGCGTCCAGGTCAGCGAGCGCAAGCCGCGCTATTTCGGGCTTGGCGGCACGTTTTCGAACACCGAGGGCCTCGGCCTGGAAGGCTATTGGGGACACCGCAACCTGTTTGGTCGCGCCGAGAAGCTGCGCATCGACGGCGCCATCAGCGGCATCGGCAACAACAATCTGTCGGACCTGAACTACAATGCCGGAATCATGTTCGAGAAGCCCGGCGTGATCGGACCGGCCTCGAAGTTCTTTGCCAGTGTGAAAACGGTCTTCGAGCACCCGGACGCGTACGACCATTTCTCGGTCAAGGGCAGCACCGGCCTGTCCTATGAACTCGACAAGAAGCAGACCGTTTCGGCCGAGGTGGCGCTCGACTATTCACGCATCCGCGATGCCTTCGGCAAACACACTTACCTGATCGCCAGCGTTCCCCTGCAGTATGTCTATGATAACAGGGACAGCCGGCTGAACCCGACCAAGGGCTTCAGGGTACTGGCCTATGCCGAGCCCAGCTACGACATTCTGAGCGGCGCGGCCTTCCTCAAGCTGAAGGGCGAGGGATCGGCCTATCAGTCGCTGGATACGGCCTCGAAATTCGTCCTGGCCGAACGCGTCTCCGTCGGCTCGATCGTCGGCACGGGGCTTGAGAATGTCCCGGCCGACAGGCGCTTCTATTCCGGCGGCGGCGGCTCGGTACGGGGCTATGCCTATCAGGGCATCGGTCCCAAGGATTTCACCGGCCAGCCGATCGGAGGCCTGTCCTTCTTCGAGACCTCGGTTGAGATGCGCATCGCCGTCACCGACACGATCGGCATCGTGCCGTTCGTCGATGCCGGCACGGTATCGACCAAATCGGTTCCCAACTTCTCCAACGTCAAGGTCGGCGCCGGCGTCGGCCTGCGCTATGTGACGCCGTTCGGGCCACTGCGCATCGACGCCGCCGTGCCGCTCAACCGCGACCCCAGCGATCCGCATTTCGGCATCTATGCCGGCATCGGACAGGCGTTTTGA
- a CDS encoding alpha-2-macroglobulin family protein codes for MAMRAARGLSILILLFFALGTVAQAAEARKIATTDNSDYFGFDLRSDQNVTLDQCKTTCLGDPACRAFTYNTKAKWCFLKSDYNQLKPFNGAVAGKIVNIDGDPDIGAPPELAFFPNWMADQAQQYSNKLLGPAFTKPTEGMAALTNAAEQAVLTGDHHSAMQKYEAAVSVMPDDGQLWLDLARETLAVQPAANTSEASTLPANGTSAAFNAYKLLRTTKTRADVLALLGAGLDKRDLYRPALQAYEASLALVASPSVQAEYADLKARKGFRVIDHSVDADTSAPRICAQFSEELVKTGVDYAQFVTVDNAPPKGVEAKDKQICVEGLEHGQHYDVTFRAGLPAAIGEVTAAPVVLSIYVQDRAPSARFTGDSFVLPAGARRGIPVVTVNMNAAEMKLFRIGDRSLAQLLSGYQFLHQLDGYDISTVSEQMGAPVWHGQLDIVNDLNKEVTTSFPVDEALPQRKPGVYVLTAQAVNDKGDSYNSLATQWFVVSDIGLSTYTGQDGLNVFARSLGSAKPIAGAELTLVARNNEVLGTATSDADGHAVFNPGLTRGDGGMAPAVLMAKQGDNDFVFLDMSKAGFDLSDRGVTGRAAPGALDVYAWTERGIYRAGEDVHVAALARDGAAKAVENLPLTFIFSRPDGVEDRRIVSDGASAGGHAVDLPLEPNAMRGTWSVSIHTDPKQPAVASQMFLVEDFVPDRIEFDMKADKQEIARGETANINIDGRFLYGAPAAGLALEGELTLSTSRDWDRFPDFSFGLADEQSAEPTVTPLANLPVVGDDGKATFPISVDQLPSTTKLVDGKVTVRMREAGGRAIERSLNIGIRPQGHMIGIRPDFADNEVPQGGTAKFSLIAVDPDGKREALKGARWTLVKVERNYQWYRSNNSWNYEPVTFTKSIANGQVDLGADGDATVSLPVDWGQYRLEVETSDPEGPATSYEFDAGWYVASTTTETPDGLEIALDKDNYAAGEVAKLKVSPHFAGELLINIGSDKLLKTITATVPAGGSTVDIPVGDDWGAGAYVTATLFRPGDAQESRMPARAIGVKWLKVDPGAKKLAVALAPPDKTMPRRQLSIPVSVAGVQPGSNAYVMVAAVDVGILNLTNYKAPDPENWFFGQRMLGMEIRDIYGRLIDGSLGTTGKLRTGGDGANMQAQGSPPTEKLVAFFSGPVQLDADGKARIDFDIPQFNGTVRVMAVAWTKDAVGHAQSDVIVRDPVVITAGLPRFLAPGDNAVMRLDVADTDGPAGDYALSIDTTGDLSTGDKPLPQKLTLAQGKRQTLTVPLIAKTAGNASLTIRLAHADGIKVEQTLYVPVRPAQLPVTTRLVVDLKGNGGALRVDKELLAASLLDGASVSVGVSQAAAFDVPSLLMTLDRYPYGCAEQTTSRAMPLLYVNEMASGIGMESDPDLHGRVQDAIYKVLSYQSSNGSFGLWGPGSGDLWLDAYVSEFLTRAREQKHDVPAQAMNQALNNLQNSLGYDQSVQDRGSEIAYALYVLARNKKASIGDLRYYADTQLEAFSSPMAVAQLAASLALYGDTQRSEATFKTALQLAKSTTDYDYYRSDYGSPLRDGAAMLALAAESKPVSTIVPELIKLVTRERAEARWTGTQDESWMLLSARALKEGNDSITLTVNGAPHSGGYSNQVNGSDLVDSPLEIANTGKTPLQAVVTTVASPVQPLPAGGEGFTIARTYYKLDGTEANVTEATQNERYVVVLKVTEQNSWPSRLLVTDLLPAGFEIDNPGLVSSAQLTNFSWLAQTDAAHLEFRDDRFVAAFNPADGDHDHNLTLAYVVRAVTPGTYAHPAATVEDMYRPQYSARTATGMMEIKAP; via the coding sequence ATGGCAATGCGCGCGGCTCGTGGTCTGTCGATTCTCATCCTTCTCTTTTTTGCCTTGGGTACTGTGGCGCAAGCGGCCGAGGCGCGAAAAATCGCAACAACGGACAATTCCGACTATTTCGGTTTCGACCTCCGATCCGACCAGAACGTCACGCTCGACCAGTGCAAGACGACCTGCCTTGGCGATCCGGCCTGCCGTGCCTTCACCTACAACACCAAGGCCAAATGGTGCTTTCTCAAATCCGACTACAACCAGTTGAAGCCCTTCAATGGTGCGGTTGCGGGCAAGATCGTCAACATCGACGGCGATCCCGATATCGGCGCGCCGCCGGAGCTTGCCTTCTTCCCCAACTGGATGGCCGACCAGGCTCAGCAATACAGCAATAAACTGCTCGGTCCCGCCTTTACCAAGCCGACCGAAGGCATGGCGGCGCTGACCAATGCCGCCGAGCAGGCCGTGCTGACCGGCGACCATCACTCCGCCATGCAGAAATACGAGGCCGCGGTCTCGGTGATGCCGGACGACGGCCAGCTCTGGCTCGACCTGGCGCGCGAAACGCTGGCCGTGCAGCCTGCCGCCAACACATCCGAAGCCTCCACTTTGCCGGCAAATGGCACTTCCGCCGCTTTCAACGCCTACAAGCTGCTGCGCACCACCAAGACGCGCGCCGACGTGCTGGCGCTGCTCGGCGCCGGCCTCGACAAACGTGACCTCTACCGCCCGGCCTTGCAGGCCTATGAGGCGAGCCTTGCCCTCGTGGCTTCGCCTTCCGTCCAGGCCGAGTATGCCGATCTGAAGGCCCGCAAGGGTTTCCGCGTCATCGACCATAGCGTCGATGCCGACACCAGCGCGCCACGCATCTGCGCGCAATTCTCCGAGGAATTGGTTAAGACCGGTGTTGATTACGCGCAGTTCGTGACCGTCGACAACGCGCCACCCAAGGGCGTCGAGGCCAAGGACAAGCAGATCTGCGTCGAAGGCCTCGAACACGGCCAGCATTATGACGTCACCTTCCGCGCCGGCCTGCCGGCCGCCATCGGCGAAGTCACCGCCGCCCCCGTGGTGCTGTCGATCTATGTGCAGGACCGCGCGCCGTCCGCCCGCTTCACCGGCGACAGCTTCGTGCTGCCGGCCGGCGCGCGCCGCGGCATTCCGGTCGTCACCGTCAACATGAACGCCGCCGAGATGAAGCTCTTCCGCATCGGCGACCGTTCGCTGGCGCAGCTTCTGTCGGGCTACCAGTTCCTGCACCAGCTCGACGGCTATGACATTTCCACCGTTTCCGAGCAGATGGGCGCGCCGGTCTGGCATGGCCAGCTCGATATCGTCAACGATTTGAACAAGGAGGTCACCACCTCCTTTCCGGTCGACGAAGCCCTGCCGCAGCGCAAGCCCGGCGTCTATGTGCTGACCGCCCAAGCCGTCAACGACAAGGGCGACAGCTACAATTCGTTGGCCACGCAGTGGTTCGTCGTCTCCGACATCGGCCTGTCGACCTATACCGGCCAGGACGGTCTCAACGTCTTTGCCCGTTCGCTCGGCTCCGCCAAGCCGATTGCCGGCGCCGAACTGACGCTGGTTGCCAGGAACAACGAGGTTCTCGGCACCGCGACGTCGGATGCCGACGGCCATGCCGTGTTCAATCCCGGCCTGACGCGCGGCGATGGCGGCATGGCACCGGCCGTGCTGATGGCGAAGCAAGGGGACAATGATTTCGTCTTCCTCGACATGTCCAAGGCCGGCTTCGACCTGTCCGACCGTGGTGTCACCGGGCGCGCGGCACCCGGTGCGCTGGATGTCTACGCCTGGACCGAACGCGGCATCTACCGCGCCGGCGAGGATGTCCATGTCGCCGCCCTTGCCCGCGACGGCGCGGCCAAGGCGGTCGAGAACCTGCCGCTGACCTTCATCTTCTCGCGCCCGGATGGTGTCGAGGACCGCCGGATCGTCAGCGACGGCGCCTCGGCCGGCGGCCACGCCGTCGACCTGCCTTTGGAACCCAATGCGATGCGCGGCACCTGGTCGGTGTCGATCCACACCGATCCCAAGCAGCCGGCGGTGGCTAGCCAGATGTTCCTGGTCGAGGACTTCGTGCCGGATCGCATCGAATTCGACATGAAGGCCGACAAGCAGGAGATCGCGCGGGGCGAAACCGCCAACATCAACATAGATGGCCGCTTCCTTTACGGCGCGCCGGCGGCGGGTCTGGCGCTGGAAGGTGAGTTGACGCTGTCGACGTCGCGCGACTGGGACCGCTTCCCCGATTTTTCCTTCGGCCTCGCCGATGAACAGTCGGCGGAGCCCACGGTCACGCCGCTCGCCAATCTGCCGGTGGTCGGCGATGACGGCAAGGCGACCTTCCCGATCTCGGTCGACCAGTTGCCTTCGACCACCAAGCTGGTCGACGGCAAGGTGACGGTGCGCATGCGCGAAGCCGGTGGCCGCGCCATCGAACGGTCGCTCAACATCGGTATCCGCCCGCAAGGCCACATGATCGGCATCCGCCCGGACTTCGCCGACAATGAGGTGCCACAGGGCGGCACGGCCAAGTTCAGCCTGATCGCCGTCGATCCCGACGGCAAGCGCGAGGCGCTGAAAGGCGCGCGCTGGACACTGGTCAAGGTCGAACGCAATTACCAGTGGTACCGCTCCAACAATTCGTGGAACTACGAGCCGGTCACCTTCACCAAGTCGATCGCCAACGGCCAGGTCGACCTCGGCGCCGATGGCGACGCCACCGTCTCCTTACCGGTCGACTGGGGCCAGTACCGGCTCGAGGTCGAAACCTCGGACCCCGAGGGACCGGCGACCAGCTATGAATTCGACGCCGGCTGGTACGTCGCCTCGACCACCACCGAAACGCCTGACGGCCTGGAAATTGCGCTGGACAAGGACAATTACGCCGCCGGCGAAGTGGCCAAGCTCAAGGTCTCGCCGCATTTTGCGGGCGAACTTCTGATCAACATCGGTTCCGACAAGCTCTTGAAGACCATCACGGCGACCGTGCCGGCCGGCGGCAGCACCGTCGACATTCCGGTCGGCGACGACTGGGGTGCCGGCGCCTATGTCACCGCGACACTGTTCCGGCCGGGCGATGCCCAAGAGAGCCGCATGCCGGCCCGCGCCATCGGCGTGAAATGGCTGAAGGTCGACCCGGGCGCCAAGAAGCTCGCCGTTGCGCTCGCGCCGCCGGACAAGACCATGCCGCGCCGACAGCTGTCGATTCCGGTTTCCGTGGCCGGCGTGCAGCCGGGAAGCAATGCCTATGTCATGGTCGCGGCCGTCGATGTCGGCATCCTCAACCTGACCAACTATAAGGCGCCGGACCCTGAGAACTGGTTCTTCGGCCAGCGCATGCTGGGCATGGAGATCCGCGACATCTACGGCCGCCTGATCGACGGCTCGCTAGGCACCACCGGCAAGCTGCGGACCGGCGGTGACGGCGCCAACATGCAGGCGCAAGGCAGCCCGCCCACCGAAAAGCTGGTCGCCTTCTTCTCTGGCCCTGTCCAACTCGACGCCGACGGCAAGGCGCGGATCGATTTCGACATTCCGCAGTTCAACGGCACCGTGCGCGTCATGGCCGTCGCCTGGACCAAGGATGCCGTCGGCCATGCACAGTCGGATGTGATCGTGCGCGATCCCGTGGTGATCACGGCCGGCCTGCCGCGCTTCCTCGCCCCTGGGGACAACGCCGTCATGCGGCTCGACGTGGCTGACACCGACGGCCCTGCCGGCGACTACGCGCTGTCGATCGACACCACGGGCGACCTGTCGACCGGCGACAAGCCCCTGCCCCAGAAGCTGACGCTCGCCCAGGGCAAGCGCCAGACCTTGACCGTGCCTCTGATCGCCAAGACGGCGGGCAATGCCTCGCTGACCATCCGGCTTGCCCATGCCGACGGCATCAAAGTCGAGCAGACGCTCTATGTGCCGGTGCGCCCGGCACAGCTGCCGGTCACCACCCGCCTGGTGGTCGACCTTAAGGGCAATGGCGGCGCGCTTCGCGTCGACAAGGAGCTTCTGGCGGCAAGCCTGCTTGATGGCGCCTCCGTCAGCGTCGGTGTTTCGCAGGCGGCTGCCTTCGACGTGCCCTCGCTCTTGATGACGCTCGACCGCTATCCCTATGGCTGCGCCGAGCAGACGACCAGCCGCGCCATGCCGCTCCTCTACGTCAACGAGATGGCCTCCGGCATCGGCATGGAAAGCGATCCAGACCTGCATGGCCGCGTCCAGGATGCCATCTACAAGGTCCTGAGCTACCAATCCTCAAACGGCAGCTTCGGCCTGTGGGGACCCGGCTCCGGCGACCTGTGGCTCGACGCCTATGTCAGCGAGTTCCTGACCCGGGCGCGTGAGCAGAAACACGACGTGCCTGCCCAGGCCATGAACCAGGCGCTGAACAATTTGCAAAACTCGCTCGGCTATGACCAGAGCGTACAGGACCGCGGCAGCGAGATCGCCTACGCCCTCTATGTCCTGGCCCGCAACAAAAAGGCCTCGATCGGCGACCTGCGTTACTATGCCGACACCCAGCTGGAAGCCTTCTCGAGTCCGATGGCCGTCGCCCAGTTGGCGGCGAGCCTGGCGCTCTACGGCGACACCCAGCGCTCGGAGGCGACGTTCAAGACCGCGCTGCAGCTTGCCAAGTCGACTACCGACTACGACTACTACCGCTCCGACTACGGCTCGCCGCTGCGTGACGGCGCGGCGATGCTGGCGCTGGCGGCGGAATCGAAGCCGGTGTCGACGATCGTGCCCGAGCTGATCAAGCTGGTGACCAGGGAACGGGCCGAAGCCCGCTGGACCGGCACCCAGGACGAATCCTGGATGCTGCTGTCGGCTCGTGCGCTGAAGGAAGGCAATGATTCCATCACGCTGACCGTCAACGGCGCGCCGCATTCCGGCGGCTATTCCAACCAGGTCAACGGCTCCGACCTCGTCGACAGCCCGCTCGAAATCGCCAACACCGGCAAGACCCCGCTGCAGGCCGTCGTCACCACCGTGGCGTCGCCGGTCCAGCCTTTGCCGGCCGGCGGTGAAGGCTTCACCATCGCGCGCACCTACTACAAGCTCGACGGCACCGAAGCCAATGTGACGGAGGCAACGCAGAACGAACGCTATGTCGTCGTGCTCAAGGTGACGGAGCAGAACAGCTGGCCCTCGCGCCTGCTGGTCACCGACCTTCTGCCGGCCGGCTTCGAGATCGACAACCCCGGCCTGGTCTCCAGTGCCCAGCTGACGAACTTCTCCTGGCTGGCACAGACCGACGCCGCCCATCTCGAATTCCGCGACGACCGTTTCGTTGCGGCGTTCAACCCGGCCGATGGCGACCATGACCACAATCTGACGCTCGCCTATGTCGTGCGCGCCGTGACGCCGGGCACCTACGCCCATCCCGCGGCAACGGTGGAGGACATGTACCGGCCGCAATATTCGGCCCGCACCGCCACCGGCATGATGGAGATCAAGGCGCCGTAA
- the pbpC gene encoding penicillin-binding protein 1C → MLSRKFLRRAAITAGACAGFLALSFAALWELDRAFPPPLPKKLAVSTEVQDRDGQLLRAFATPDGYWRLETHLDQVDKQFVDMLVTYEDKRFWDHDGVDVLALGRAAGQLVTSGHIVSGGSTLSMQLARLIEPRESRSIGSKIKQMLRAIQIERRLSKREILERYLTLAPYGGNLEGVRAASLAYFGKEPKRLTVSEAALLVALPQLPEKRRPDRNLEIAHAARDRVLSRMVSSGLIGEREAGRAALDDVSGLRRTLPALAAHASYAMLPKAVPGQPLKLMIRKSVQQGLEQVARDAAAKLGPRLSVAMVLADSRTGDILGEVGSANFFDASRSGWIDMTKVVRSPGSTLKPFIYGLAFEQGLVAQETLIEDSPVDFSGYRPRNFDMGYQGDVSIRQALQLSLNVPAIRVLDAVGPARLTARFRQAGVNPILPVNEAPGLAIGLGGVGVTLRDLVQLYTGLANGGKTHTLHDGTEPANAESSATTILNDQANWQIIDILSGVKPPEGALQRGIAYKTGTSYGYRDAWSVGFDGRYVLGVWVGRPDAGAVPGLSGYVSAAPILFEGFVRSGLATVPLPGKPPGAFTPRREDLPVTLARFGAGSDGLVQATPTEPAPTIVFPPDGARVDLGTTSADATPLVLKLQGGRAPFRWLANGKPLVGIDRRRTATWQPDGAGYSTLTVIDAVGRAASVKVFVE, encoded by the coding sequence ATGCTCTCCAGAAAATTTCTTCGCCGCGCCGCCATAACCGCTGGTGCCTGCGCCGGCTTCCTGGCTCTTTCCTTCGCAGCCCTTTGGGAGCTCGACCGCGCCTTCCCGCCCCCGCTTCCCAAGAAACTCGCCGTCTCCACCGAGGTCCAGGACCGCGATGGCCAGTTATTGCGCGCCTTCGCCACGCCGGACGGCTACTGGCGGCTCGAAACCCATCTCGATCAGGTCGACAAGCAGTTCGTCGATATGCTGGTCACCTATGAGGACAAGCGTTTCTGGGATCATGACGGCGTCGACGTGTTGGCGCTTGGCCGCGCCGCCGGCCAGCTCGTCACCAGCGGCCACATCGTTTCCGGGGGCTCGACCCTGTCGATGCAGCTTGCGCGCCTGATCGAGCCGCGCGAAAGCCGCAGCATCGGTTCCAAGATCAAGCAGATGCTGCGCGCCATCCAGATCGAGCGGCGGCTGTCCAAGCGCGAGATCCTCGAACGCTACCTGACGCTGGCGCCCTATGGCGGCAACCTCGAAGGCGTGCGCGCCGCCTCGCTCGCCTATTTCGGCAAGGAGCCGAAGCGGCTCACCGTCTCTGAAGCCGCGCTGCTCGTCGCCCTGCCCCAATTACCGGAAAAGCGCCGGCCTGACCGCAACCTCGAAATCGCCCATGCCGCCCGCGACCGAGTGCTGAGCCGCATGGTCTCATCCGGCCTGATCGGCGAGCGCGAGGCGGGACGCGCAGCACTCGACGATGTGTCGGGCCTGCGCCGCACCTTGCCGGCGCTGGCGGCACATGCCTCCTATGCGATGCTGCCGAAAGCCGTGCCCGGACAGCCGCTCAAGCTGATGATCCGCAAAAGCGTCCAGCAAGGATTGGAACAGGTGGCGCGCGACGCCGCCGCCAAGCTTGGGCCGCGTCTCTCCGTCGCCATGGTGCTGGCCGACTCCCGCACCGGCGACATTCTGGGCGAAGTCGGCTCGGCTAACTTCTTCGACGCCAGCCGTTCCGGCTGGATCGACATGACCAAGGTCGTGCGCTCGCCCGGCTCGACGCTGAAGCCGTTCATCTACGGCCTCGCCTTCGAACAGGGGCTGGTGGCGCAGGAAACGCTGATCGAGGACAGCCCTGTCGATTTCAGCGGGTACAGGCCGAGGAATTTCGACATGGGCTACCAGGGTGACGTCAGCATCCGCCAGGCGCTGCAACTGTCGCTCAATGTGCCGGCGATCCGCGTGCTCGACGCCGTCGGCCCGGCGCGGTTGACCGCGCGCTTCCGCCAGGCGGGCGTCAACCCGATCCTGCCGGTCAATGAGGCGCCGGGCCTGGCCATTGGCCTCGGCGGGGTTGGCGTCACGCTGCGCGATCTGGTCCAGCTCTATACGGGGCTCGCCAATGGCGGCAAGACGCACACGTTGCACGATGGCACCGAACCGGCCAATGCCGAAAGCTCGGCCACCACCATCCTCAACGACCAGGCCAACTGGCAGATCATCGACATATTGTCGGGGGTCAAGCCGCCGGAAGGCGCCTTGCAGCGTGGCATCGCCTACAAGACCGGAACCTCCTACGGTTACCGCGACGCCTGGTCGGTCGGCTTCGACGGCCGCTATGTGTTGGGCGTCTGGGTTGGCCGGCCCGACGCCGGCGCTGTGCCCGGTCTCTCCGGCTATGTCTCGGCCGCGCCCATCCTGTTCGAAGGCTTTGTCCGCTCCGGCCTTGCCACCGTGCCGCTGCCGGGCAAGCCGCCCGGCGCTTTCACCCCCAGGCGAGAGGACCTGCCGGTAACACTTGCCCGCTTCGGCGCCGGTTCGGACGGTCTCGTGCAGGCAACGCCGACCGAGCCGGCCCCAACCATCGTCTTTCCACCGGACGGCGCCCGCGTCGATCTCGGCACCACTTCTGCCGATGCCACGCCGCTGGTGCTCAAGCTGCAGGGCGGCCGCGCCCCATTCCGCTGGCTTGCCAACGGCAAGCCGTTGGTTGGTATCGACCGCCGCCGCACGGCGACCTGGCAACCGGACGGCGCTGGCTATTCGACGCTGACCGTGATCGACGCCGTGGGACGGGCGGCCAGCGTGAAGGTTTTCGTTGAATAA
- a CDS encoding sulfate ABC transporter substrate-binding protein has protein sequence MTKPHFMKLLGALIATSVQFGTLGFAFADTTILNVSYDPTRELYKAYDETFTAHWKAETGETVTIQQSHGGSAAQARAVIDGLDADVVTLALEGDINAIVSKSKKINPDWRTKFENNSAPYTSTIIFLVRKGNPKAIHDWNDLVKDGVQVITPNPKTSGGARWNYLAAWAYANAHDGGDEARNKEFVGKLYANAPVLDTGARGSTVTFAQKGLGDVLIAWENDAYLALDEFGADNFDIVYPPTSILAEPPVAIVDANVDAKGTRKVAEAYLSYLYSKEGQTIIAKNHYRPAKPELVAPADLPKTPDIKLISIDDPLFGGWKKAQPYHFADGGIFDQIYKPAQ, from the coding sequence ATGACCAAACCTCATTTCATGAAGCTGCTCGGCGCGCTGATCGCCACATCTGTCCAGTTCGGCACGCTCGGTTTCGCGTTTGCCGACACCACCATTCTCAACGTGTCCTACGATCCAACACGCGAGTTGTACAAAGCCTATGACGAGACCTTCACCGCGCATTGGAAGGCCGAGACCGGCGAGACGGTGACCATCCAGCAGTCGCATGGCGGGTCGGCCGCACAGGCTCGCGCCGTCATCGATGGCCTCGACGCCGACGTCGTGACGCTGGCGCTCGAGGGCGACATCAACGCCATCGTCTCGAAGTCGAAGAAGATCAATCCCGACTGGCGCACGAAATTCGAGAACAATTCAGCGCCTTACACCTCGACCATCATCTTCCTCGTCCGCAAGGGCAATCCCAAAGCCATCCACGACTGGAACGATCTGGTGAAGGACGGCGTCCAGGTGATCACGCCCAACCCCAAGACCTCGGGTGGCGCACGCTGGAACTATCTGGCCGCCTGGGCCTACGCCAACGCTCACGACGGCGGCGACGAGGCCAGGAACAAGGAATTCGTCGGCAAGCTCTATGCCAATGCGCCGGTACTCGACACCGGTGCGCGCGGCTCGACCGTGACCTTCGCGCAAAAAGGCCTGGGCGATGTGCTGATTGCCTGGGAAAACGACGCCTACCTGGCGCTTGACGAATTCGGTGCCGACAATTTCGACATCGTCTATCCGCCGACCTCGATCCTGGCCGAACCGCCGGTGGCGATCGTCGATGCCAATGTCGATGCCAAGGGCACGCGCAAGGTCGCTGAAGCCTATCTGAGCTACCTCTATTCCAAGGAGGGGCAGACGATCATCGCCAAGAACCACTATCGGCCGGCCAAGCCCGAACTCGTAGCGCCGGCGGATCTCCCCAAGACCCCGGATATCAAGCTGATCTCCATCGACGACCCGCTGTTCGGCGGCTGGAAAAAAGCCCAGCCTTACCATTTCGCCGACGGTGGTATATTCGACCAGATCTACAAGCCGGCCCAGTAA